Proteins encoded in a region of the Panicum hallii strain FIL2 chromosome 3, PHallii_v3.1, whole genome shotgun sequence genome:
- the LOC112887645 gene encoding uncharacterized protein LOC112887645 codes for MVDPMGSNGSSRTVTRVLFCGPYWPASIVYTREYLHKYPFIQVDEVGLEQVPDVIQNYHICIVRNRRIDSDIITRATQMKIIMQNGVGLEGVDIGAATAHKIKVARIPGCTTGNAVACAEMAIYLTLGVLRKQKEMDCAVKRRELGTPAGETIYGKTVFVLGFGAIGYELAKRLRVFGVKILATKRNWSSNTLPCDTEVLVDKKGGLEDLYEFAGEADIVITCMALTNETTGIVDNKFLAAMKKESYLVNIARGGLLDYKAVLSHLESGHLSGLGIDVAWMEPFDPEDPILKFSNVIITPHVAGITEYSLRTAAKIVGDVALQLHSGEPFTGIEIVN; via the exons ATGGTTGATCCAATGGGAAGCAATGGCAGCAGCCGCACTGTTACCAGGGTGCTATTCTGTGGCCCTTACTGGCCCGCTTCAATTGTCTATACCAGGGAGTATTTGCACAAGTATCCATTTATACAG GTTGACGAAGTAGGTCTTGAGCAGGTACCTGATGTTATTCAAAACTACCATATATGCATTGTAAGAAATCGGCGCATAGATTCAGATATCATTACAAGAGCAACGCAGATGAAGATTATTATGCAGAATGGTGTCGGGTTAGAAG GTGTTGACATAGGTGCTGCTACAGCACACAAGATTAAAGTTGCAAGGATACCTGGGTGTACTACAGGAAATGCTGTCGCTTGCGCAGAAATGGCGATTTACCTTACTCTAGGTGTTCTACGAAAGCAA AAGGAGATGGATTGTGCTGTGAAGCGGAGAGAACTGGGCACTCCAGCCGGAGAAACAATATATGGCAAAACG GTCTTTGTACTGGGTTTTGGAGCCATCGGCTATGAACTTGCCAAGAGGCTAAGGGTATTTGGAGTTAAAATTCTTGCTACCAAAAGAAATTGGTCATCAAACACGTTGCCTTGTG ATACTGAAGTACTAGTTGATAAGAAAGGTGGCCTAGAAGATTTGTACGAATTTGCCGGAGAAGCAGACATAGTTATAACATGCATGGCCCTAACCAATGAAACA ACTGGTATTGTAGACAATAAGTTCCTCGCAGCAATGAAAAAG GAATCATATCTGGTCAATATTGCTAGAGGAGGCCTACTGGACTACAAGGCGGTGCTTAGTCACCTTGAATCAGGTCATTTAAGCGGTTTAGGGATTGATGTTGCTTGGATGGAGCCATTTGATCCAGAGGATCCAATTCTAAAATTCTCAAATGTTATTATAACACCCCATGTGGCTGGAATCACCGAGTACTCTTTAAGAACGGCAGCAAAG ATTGTTGGTGATGTTGCACTACAGCTTCATTCAGGGGAGCCATTCACTGGAATAGAAATTGTGAACTAG